The Planktothrix tepida PCC 9214 genome has a segment encoding these proteins:
- the mreC gene encoding rod shape-determining protein MreC, with protein sequence METRSWWNRSRNQWILLGLAVLAAWLVRQTQGAALYEMYYWLTRPFHLATSTVTEQEKIVRQIDPRINQLEAQIQELQTQNQKFQELLNYVASKKQDKGIVSPVIGRSADSWWKQIIIGRGSRQGIQNQDLVVAPGGLIGRVISVTPNTSTVMLLSDPMSRIGVTVSRSRNMGFLKGNATEQGVMEFFESDPNVKVGDVVVTSAFSQLVPAGLPIGKVVSLDMNKAPAPEAIVEFFVPISSLEWVIIYPNQKNSSESNKTLNPSVQPIPPGQ encoded by the coding sequence ATGGAAACACGGAGTTGGTGGAATCGGAGTCGGAATCAATGGATTTTACTGGGTTTAGCTGTTTTAGCGGCTTGGTTAGTCCGACAAACCCAAGGGGCGGCGTTATATGAAATGTATTATTGGTTAACTCGTCCCTTTCATTTAGCAACATCAACGGTTACAGAACAAGAGAAAATTGTTCGACAAATTGATCCTCGAATTAATCAGTTAGAAGCCCAAATTCAAGAATTACAAACCCAAAATCAAAAGTTTCAAGAACTTTTAAATTATGTGGCTTCTAAAAAACAAGATAAAGGAATTGTTTCTCCTGTAATCGGTCGCAGTGCAGATTCCTGGTGGAAACAAATTATTATCGGTCGTGGGAGTCGGCAAGGAATTCAAAATCAAGATTTAGTTGTGGCACCTGGGGGATTAATCGGACGAGTTATCAGTGTCACGCCTAATACTAGCACAGTCATGCTTCTGAGTGATCCGATGAGTCGCATTGGTGTCACAGTAAGCCGCAGTCGCAATATGGGATTTCTGAAGGGAAATGCGACGGAGCAAGGCGTGATGGAATTTTTTGAAAGTGATCCCAATGTTAAGGTGGGAGATGTGGTTGTAACGTCCGCTTTTAGTCAGCTTGTACCCGCTGGTTTACCCATTGGAAAAGTTGTTTCTTTAGATATGAATAAAGCTCCTGCTCCTGAAGCGATTGTTGAATTTTTTGTGCCGATTTCTTCTTTAGAATGGGTGATTATTTATCCTAATCAAAAAAACTCTTCGGAATCGAATAAAACTCTTAATCCTTCTGTACAACCTATTCCCCCAGGACAATAA
- a CDS encoding rod shape-determining protein: MGIDLGTANTLVYVSGKGIVLQEPSVVAIDQQEKIPLAVGEEAKKMLGRTPENVIALRPLRDGVIADFDVAEQMLKHFIRRVHDGKTLIAPRIVIGIPSGVTGVERRAVIEAASQAGARDVRLIEEPIAAAIGAGLPVAEPTGNMIVDIGGGTTEVAVLSLQGTVLSESVRVAGDELNDAIIQYMKKVHNLVIGEQTAEEIKVKMGSAYPTYADEELIMEVRGIHLLSGLPRTVTIKAPEVRESMSEPLSIIIDAVKRTLERTPPELAADIIDRGIMLAGGGALLKGIDTLISHETGIITHIAADPLCCVVLGTGRVLENFKQLERVFTGGSRNL, encoded by the coding sequence ATGGGTATTGACCTGGGTACCGCTAATACGCTGGTTTATGTATCGGGTAAAGGGATTGTACTACAAGAACCCTCTGTAGTTGCCATTGACCAACAGGAAAAGATCCCCTTGGCTGTTGGAGAAGAAGCCAAAAAAATGTTGGGTCGGACGCCAGAAAATGTAATTGCGCTGCGACCTCTACGAGATGGGGTGATTGCGGATTTTGATGTTGCTGAACAAATGCTGAAACATTTTATTCGGCGAGTCCATGATGGAAAAACCCTGATTGCTCCTCGAATTGTGATTGGTATTCCCAGTGGAGTAACGGGAGTAGAACGGCGAGCAGTGATTGAAGCAGCGTCCCAAGCCGGAGCCAGAGATGTCCGACTGATTGAAGAACCCATAGCTGCTGCTATTGGTGCAGGTTTACCCGTTGCGGAACCGACGGGAAATATGATTGTGGATATTGGGGGGGGAACCACCGAAGTCGCGGTTCTGAGTTTACAAGGAACGGTCTTGAGTGAATCGGTGCGGGTGGCAGGAGACGAACTCAACGATGCTATCATCCAGTATATGAAAAAAGTTCATAACTTGGTGATTGGAGAGCAAACGGCTGAGGAGATCAAAGTCAAGATGGGTTCAGCCTATCCCACCTATGCGGATGAAGAATTGATCATGGAAGTGCGGGGAATTCATTTATTATCGGGTTTACCCCGAACCGTGACGATTAAAGCACCGGAAGTTCGGGAAAGTATGTCAGAGCCATTATCCATTATTATTGATGCGGTTAAACGAACCTTAGAGCGGACTCCCCCAGAACTGGCAGCTGATATTATTGATCGGGGTATTATGTTGGCAGGGGGCGGAGCTTTACTCAAGGGAATTGATACCTTAATCAGTCATGAAACCGGAATTATTACCCATATTGCCGCTGATCCTTTGTGTTGTGTGGTGTTGGGAACAGGTCGGGTGTTAGAAAACTTTAAACAACTAGAACGGGTATTTACTGGAGGTTCTCGTAATCTCTAG
- the ltrA gene encoding group II intron reverse transcriptase/maturase, which produces MDTAIKPMYEWETINWAKAQRYVFKLQKRIYQASERGDVKAVRKLQRLLTNSWYAKALAVRKVTQDNKGKNTPGFDGIKRLRNPQKIRLAKELHFNDKSDPTKRVWIPKPGKEEKRPLGIPTMTDRAKQALMKLALEPEWEAKFEPNSYGFRPGRSAHDAIAAIYNGIVQKPKYVLDADIEKCFDQINHEKLLEKLNTSPTFRRQIKAWLKSGAMAGEKLFPTHEETPQGGDITPLLANIALHGMENALEGKFKRRVSKTKQKRDISFVRYADDFVIMDEDLDVILEAKSVIKEWLKEMGLTLKESKTRITHTFEKYEGKVGFDFLGFNIRQYPVSDKQSGSIGGTELKRGHKTLIKPSKEAIQRHLDNIDDLLRRNRNSSQEQVINALNPVIRGWAAYYSTVASANTFSKIDSIIFSKLRGWANSRSGRGQNKTETVSKYWGVNRGLGWIFITPDNKYVLEKHQNMKIRRHIKVKDTKSPFNGDWIYWGQRLSQHPMLRNMASKLLKKQEGKCNHCNLRFISIDLLEIHHIDRNRANNKTKNLELLHTHCHDIRHANKEVL; this is translated from the coding sequence ATGGACACGGCTATTAAACCGATGTATGAATGGGAAACAATAAACTGGGCAAAAGCCCAGAGATATGTTTTCAAGCTTCAAAAGAGAATCTATCAAGCCTCTGAACGTGGTGATGTTAAGGCAGTTCGTAAGTTACAAAGGCTGTTGACTAATTCGTGGTACGCCAAAGCTTTGGCTGTCAGGAAAGTGACCCAAGATAACAAGGGTAAAAATACTCCCGGCTTTGATGGGATAAAGCGTCTTCGCAATCCTCAGAAAATCAGGTTAGCCAAAGAGTTACACTTCAATGACAAATCCGACCCCACTAAAAGGGTATGGATTCCAAAACCAGGCAAAGAGGAAAAAAGACCTCTTGGAATACCTACGATGACAGATAGAGCGAAACAAGCCCTAATGAAACTGGCACTTGAACCCGAATGGGAGGCTAAATTTGAGCCTAACTCTTATGGATTCAGACCAGGACGGTCAGCACATGACGCAATAGCGGCAATATACAATGGCATCGTTCAAAAACCGAAATATGTTCTTGATGCCGATATTGAAAAATGTTTTGACCAAATTAACCATGAGAAACTACTCGAAAAGTTGAACACCTCACCCACTTTTAGACGGCAAATTAAAGCATGGCTAAAATCTGGGGCAATGGCAGGCGAAAAATTATTTCCAACCCATGAAGAAACTCCCCAAGGAGGCGATATAACGCCATTATTGGCAAATATAGCTTTACACGGGATGGAAAACGCCTTAGAAGGTAAATTCAAACGAAGAGTCAGCAAAACTAAACAAAAGCGGGATATAAGCTTTGTTAGATATGCCGATGATTTTGTAATCATGGATGAAGATTTAGATGTAATCCTCGAAGCAAAATCAGTAATCAAAGAATGGTTAAAAGAAATGGGGCTAACTCTCAAAGAAAGCAAAACTAGAATCACTCACACTTTTGAAAAATACGAAGGTAAAGTGGGATTTGACTTTCTAGGTTTCAATATTCGGCAATACCCAGTTAGTGATAAACAAAGTGGGTCAATTGGTGGAACCGAATTAAAGAGAGGACATAAAACGCTCATCAAACCCAGTAAAGAAGCCATCCAAAGACATTTGGATAATATTGACGATTTACTAAGAAGGAATCGTAACTCAAGCCAAGAGCAAGTTATAAACGCCCTAAACCCGGTAATACGAGGATGGGCAGCTTACTACTCAACGGTAGCCAGTGCCAATACCTTCAGCAAAATCGACAGCATAATTTTTTCCAAACTAAGAGGATGGGCTAACAGCAGAAGTGGACGAGGACAGAATAAAACTGAAACCGTCTCAAAATACTGGGGAGTCAACAGAGGATTAGGCTGGATATTTATCACCCCCGATAACAAATATGTACTGGAAAAACACCAGAACATGAAAATTCGTCGCCATATCAAAGTAAAAGACACAAAAAGTCCTTTTAACGGAGATTGGATATATTGGGGACAAAGATTAAGCCAACATCCAATGCTAAGAAATATGGCATCCAAACTTCTTAAAAAACAAGAAGGAAAATGTAACCACTGTAATCTGAGATTCATTAGTATTGACTTGCTTGAAATCCATCATATTGACAGAAATCGAGCGAATAACAAAACGAAGAATCTTGAATTACTACATACGCACTGTCACGATATCAGACACGCGAATAAAGAGGTACTCTAA